A single genomic interval of Candidatus Jordarchaeales archaeon harbors:
- a CDS encoding anion transporter encodes MHISISVIVLFVVFVLIAIRQIGRVRLKIWQIMLGGAIAVLLAQEISPIKALHAIDLDVMLFLFGMFVVGEALTRSGYLLNFSYRIFKRAKSVDHLVLTILFSMGLLSAILMNDTLAIIGTPLMVYFSKKHGISPKLLLLSLAFAVTVGSVMSPIGNPQNLLIAIGGNMKNPFIDFFKYLTIPTMICFIAAYLLLRIFYRREFGKNLNNQNQEPISDEKLAILSKVSLILIVAMIAVKILLVFVGFAAEFRLTYIALVAAAPILIFSKRRFEILKNIDWYTLIFFASMFILMKSVWDSGFFQSFIGFNPGIASIPTILATSVIVSQFISNVPFVALYLPLLKYYNELLSQLLNIPYAHLYPEVMGLLGGTSTKQLVALAAGSTIAGNLTILGAASNVIIIQNAERDNQTLTFFEFVKIGAPLTIICVITYWAFLAIL; translated from the coding sequence ATGCACATCAGCATTTCAGTGATAGTCCTTTTTGTTGTTTTCGTTCTGATCGCCATCAGACAGATAGGTAGAGTTAGGCTTAAGATCTGGCAGATAATGCTCGGTGGAGCAATAGCAGTCCTGCTAGCTCAGGAAATCTCGCCGATCAAGGCTCTGCATGCAATAGACCTAGATGTCATGCTCTTCCTGTTCGGAATGTTCGTCGTTGGAGAAGCCTTGACGCGCAGCGGATACCTACTCAACTTCTCATATAGGATCTTCAAGAGGGCTAAAAGCGTAGACCACCTTGTCTTAACCATTCTCTTCAGTATGGGTCTGCTCTCCGCCATCCTGATGAACGACACACTGGCGATAATAGGAACCCCCCTCATGGTATACTTCTCCAAGAAACATGGTATTTCACCGAAACTCTTGCTACTCTCTCTAGCGTTCGCTGTGACTGTTGGAAGCGTCATGAGCCCAATAGGGAACCCTCAAAACCTATTAATAGCTATAGGGGGAAACATGAAGAATCCCTTTATAGACTTCTTCAAGTATCTAACTATCCCAACCATGATCTGCTTCATCGCCGCATACCTCCTACTAAGAATATTCTACAGGAGAGAGTTCGGCAAAAATCTAAACAACCAGAACCAGGAGCCTATCAGTGACGAGAAGCTTGCCATACTTTCCAAAGTGTCCTTAATTTTGATCGTCGCCATGATCGCCGTGAAAATCCTGCTAGTTTTCGTCGGGTTTGCTGCGGAGTTCAGGTTAACCTACATTGCCCTAGTGGCGGCAGCCCCAATACTCATATTCAGCAAGCGGAGATTTGAAATACTAAAAAACATCGACTGGTACACCCTGATATTCTTCGCCTCAATGTTCATCCTTATGAAGAGCGTCTGGGACTCAGGTTTCTTCCAATCCTTCATAGGCTTTAACCCCGGCATAGCCTCTATTCCGACAATACTTGCAACCAGCGTTATCGTAAGCCAATTCATCTCCAATGTTCCATTCGTGGCGCTATACCTCCCCCTCCTAAAATACTATAACGAACTGCTAAGCCAGCTACTAAACATCCCATACGCCCACCTCTACCCGGAGGTCATGGGTCTGCTAGGAGGAACTTCAACAAAGCAACTGGTAGCGCTCGCAGCCGGAAGCACAATCGCCGGAAACTTAACCATACTCGGAGCAGCGAGCAACGTCATAATAATCCAAAACGCTGAAAGAGACAACCAAACGCTCACCTTCTTCGAGTTCGTCAAAATAGGAGCACCACTAACCATCATATGCGTTATAACATACTGGGCTTTCTTAGCAATTCTATAG
- a CDS encoding HEPN domain-containing protein produces the protein MAKSKVLLDEAKRDIEVGCYNKAVSAAYFALRMVVERYLDSLGAQYSKKDDKLANTIQSLGMKDVAYAMRVLFQARKRADHGDKLFTLEEAKDLLSMAESSWKTVLEAFKKKAGL, from the coding sequence GTGGCGAAGTCGAAGGTTCTGCTAGATGAGGCGAAAAGGGACATCGAGGTCGGATGTTACAACAAGGCTGTAAGCGCCGCATACTTCGCTCTTAGAATGGTCGTGGAAAGGTACCTTGACTCTCTAGGAGCCCAATACTCGAAGAAGGACGATAAACTTGCAAACACTATTCAAAGCTTAGGAATGAAGGATGTCGCTTACGCTATGAGAGTTCTTTTTCAAGCGAGGAAACGAGCGGATCACGGTGACAAGCTCTTCACATTAGAGGAGGCGAAGGATTTGTTGTCCATGGCGGAATCATCGTGGAAAACAGTGTTAGAAGCGTTCAAAAAGAAAGCTGGACTCTGA
- a CDS encoding PIN domain-containing protein, whose translation MPALDTQVIFAFNPDDKHHKHSVKVLEEAKTSGDYYIPEFVVLELILVLRSKGVPCKDIVDLLSALEVIMKEYRLRFLAGFEVKDFADAVKLLSEGVTLFDALIAVSAKRVDGKVVSDDQSFDRLGVTRIPFSR comes from the coding sequence TTGCCCGCCTTAGACACACAAGTCATCTTCGCGTTTAACCCCGATGACAAACACCACAAACACTCCGTTAAAGTCCTGGAAGAGGCGAAAACCAGCGGAGACTACTATATTCCCGAATTCGTAGTGCTCGAGCTAATCCTAGTCCTGCGGTCGAAGGGGGTCCCCTGCAAGGACATCGTAGACCTCTTGTCAGCCTTGGAAGTCATCATGAAGGAGTACAGGTTGCGCTTTCTAGCTGGATTTGAAGTGAAAGACTTCGCCGACGCCGTGAAGCTCCTCAGCGAGGGAGTGACCTTATTCGACGCATTAATAGCAGTTTCAGCAAAGAGAGTTGATGGGAAAGTGGTCTCAGACGACCAGTCATTCGACAGGCTGGGAGTAACCAGAATACCCTTCAGCAGGTAG
- a CDS encoding AbrB/MazE/SpoVT family DNA-binding domain-containing protein — protein MEEFVRVGERFVVVLPKSVRKKLSLKKGDLLRVNVEGERIIMTPVREEAFEVFRRVLSGIEWSRQVREECEKFLIDEAR, from the coding sequence TTGGAAGAGTTTGTACGTGTAGGTGAGCGTTTCGTTGTGGTGCTTCCTAAGAGTGTACGGAAGAAGCTTTCGCTTAAGAAGGGTGATCTTCTCCGTGTGAACGTTGAGGGCGAGCGCATCATAATGACACCCGTCAGGGAAGAGGCTTTCGAAGTTTTTAGGAGGGTGCTAAGCGGGATCGAGTGGAGTAGGCAAGTGCGCGAAGAGTGCGAAAAGTTTTTAATCGACGAGGCGAGGTGA
- a CDS encoding MBL fold metallo-hydrolase — MSVDLGVGVRWVKITVLADNTVNPILRVDERFTGYVYHAGTAGCLGEHGLSLLLQVGTKHGTRTILFDTCGPKGTLINNMNELKVDPSSIEKVVVSHGHYDHFGSLIRLMDELSPEAEVILHPDVFRSKYVLRGELSGKDIRVSKETLEKLAREGKAAKLPQLDRKLVEQVARARKLRIVEATGPVELAPGVWASGEIPIQHREELSTGFYVEAGEKIMPDYFNDEKSIYVKVEGKGVIVLTGCCHKGLINTIEDAQRLSGERNVYAIIGGLHMIHASQHRINWTIEQLKEINPKIVSPLHCSGIKFTVHLLNRLPEKTIFSSVGTTFTL; from the coding sequence GTGAGCGTTGATCTTGGTGTTGGAGTGCGGTGGGTTAAGATCACTGTCCTAGCGGATAACACCGTGAACCCTATACTTAGGGTCGACGAGAGATTTACGGGTTACGTTTATCATGCCGGGACAGCTGGATGCCTCGGCGAGCACGGCTTATCCTTACTCTTACAGGTTGGAACGAAGCATGGAACACGCACTATACTTTTCGACACGTGCGGGCCAAAAGGTACCTTGATCAACAATATGAACGAACTGAAAGTTGACCCTTCATCCATAGAGAAGGTTGTCGTTTCCCACGGCCACTACGACCACTTTGGCTCCCTGATCAGGCTCATGGATGAGTTAAGCCCCGAGGCTGAAGTGATACTTCATCCGGATGTCTTCCGCTCAAAGTACGTCCTTAGAGGGGAGCTATCCGGAAAAGACATCCGAGTTTCAAAAGAAACTCTGGAGAAACTGGCGAGGGAGGGAAAAGCCGCAAAGCTGCCGCAGCTAGACAGAAAGTTAGTTGAACAAGTTGCCCGAGCGAGAAAGCTAAGAATTGTAGAGGCGACGGGACCGGTTGAACTCGCACCGGGAGTGTGGGCGAGCGGCGAGATACCAATACAGCACCGGGAAGAGCTTTCAACCGGATTCTACGTTGAAGCAGGCGAAAAAATCATGCCCGACTACTTTAATGATGAAAAATCCATTTACGTTAAAGTCGAAGGGAAAGGAGTAATAGTGCTAACAGGGTGCTGCCACAAGGGTTTGATAAACACCATCGAAGACGCACAGCGCCTATCAGGAGAACGCAACGTCTACGCTATTATCGGCGGACTACACATGATACATGCCTCCCAACACCGCATCAACTGGACAATAGAACAACTTAAGGAAATAAACCCCAAAATAGTGTCCCCCCTCCACTGCAGCGGGATAAAGTTCACCGTGCACCTCCTAAACAGGTTACCGGAAAAAACAATATTTTCATCAGTGGGAACAACCTTCACCCTCTAG
- a CDS encoding penicillin acylase family protein — protein MRSGIMVCSLVFIAALLLTSLGSVFLYSATPSLVVGLAGGSSFSNAAEFTQIRFGGDGVTIIRDEFGIPHINGSSQQAVFFGFGYAQAEDAIETIMLNYLTATGTLSKTFGPFGNNNTWYPGLKNVESDVLLRMLWVVADEEDYRTLSENIRRVMIEPFTAGINYYIYTHWDTLPSWIKENAPVTPLHVCSMAKLINLLFSRGALEEWIAAEKAIKSMGVEEYLKRYQSGIGTSSASSLAVCGDVLGSNQWAVNGSRTSTGFPMYGMNPHLPWDGVLQWYQAHLIAPAHNGLPELNVMGAIFYGLPFIGMGHNQYIAWSETVNQVDVGDVWIERLNDDNTMYYYNGAWRPLDQKTITVPVKISGVGVIYQKIPVYYTHHGVLLTINTTHHWALAVNYSTSKNIVGLEQWYRINTAQNLEEFKEAWSLLGTAIFNVMYADVYGNIFYVWNGVCPKRNDTFNWKAAVPGWLPETDWGPVIPFGELPQQENPESGWMQNCNIPAWNITIQPNNVSMRHEANPFPSYLVDWNGNKGMSRYTRGYMLYNMLLSDTNVTIDDMIEMAVNVSVAYLASDCISKLPDTVPGGRQELNDAIEALKAWDMEMTNQTAATIFQLWAQKLMDKCREKYGENATIWDFEEYIGNLTQEEAVETLNETVSYMLHVYGNVSVYWYNVHYVVRGQYRVGLSGTSGEPFGCLNPRWYTFNEKTGEWRCTGGSSFIMVVSLEPNNIKSWSVLPYGVSNKPSSPHYADQLLNYYSKDQLHPNYFYMVDILAHNESSIDLPVYSLNETIEMIKSKVAEEMLASIQVLAMLNIAALHTVNQAARSSLATGLTATAILAVVTAISARRKPKTPA, from the coding sequence TTGCGAAGTGGAATAATGGTGTGTTCGCTTGTTTTCATTGCCGCCCTTCTTTTGACTAGCCTGGGTTCTGTCTTCCTGTATTCTGCCACTCCTTCGCTCGTCGTTGGGCTTGCTGGGGGCTCCAGTTTTTCTAATGCCGCCGAATTCACCCAGATTCGTTTCGGCGGCGATGGGGTTACCATCATAAGGGACGAGTTTGGCATCCCTCATATTAATGGCAGCAGCCAGCAAGCTGTCTTTTTTGGTTTCGGCTACGCTCAGGCGGAAGACGCCATTGAAACCATAATGCTGAACTACCTAACTGCAACTGGCACCCTCTCAAAGACTTTCGGCCCCTTCGGGAACAATAATACGTGGTACCCTGGGTTGAAGAACGTTGAAAGTGACGTGCTGCTTAGAATGCTTTGGGTTGTAGCAGACGAAGAAGACTACCGTACGCTAAGCGAAAATATAAGGCGCGTCATGATTGAGCCCTTTACTGCAGGAATAAACTACTACATCTACACTCACTGGGACACCCTCCCCTCGTGGATAAAGGAGAACGCTCCTGTCACGCCTCTCCACGTCTGCTCCATGGCGAAACTGATAAACCTTCTCTTCTCCAGAGGAGCGCTAGAGGAGTGGATTGCAGCTGAAAAAGCCATAAAATCCATGGGTGTCGAAGAATACCTTAAACGCTACCAGTCTGGAATAGGAACATCTTCCGCAAGTTCTCTTGCAGTTTGTGGAGACGTGCTTGGCAGCAACCAGTGGGCGGTTAATGGAAGCCGCACATCCACCGGGTTCCCAATGTATGGGATGAATCCACACTTACCATGGGACGGTGTACTTCAATGGTATCAAGCCCACCTGATAGCCCCAGCACATAACGGGCTTCCAGAGCTTAACGTTATGGGCGCCATATTCTATGGGCTGCCATTCATAGGAATGGGGCATAACCAGTATATTGCTTGGAGCGAAACCGTAAACCAGGTCGACGTAGGTGACGTGTGGATAGAACGCCTCAATGATGACAACACCATGTACTACTACAATGGTGCATGGCGCCCGCTAGATCAGAAAACGATAACTGTGCCTGTGAAGATCAGCGGGGTTGGAGTCATTTACCAGAAGATACCTGTTTACTACACTCATCACGGCGTCCTCCTCACCATTAACACGACACATCACTGGGCGCTGGCGGTGAACTACAGCACGAGCAAGAACATAGTAGGTTTAGAACAATGGTACCGGATCAACACTGCCCAGAATCTTGAAGAGTTTAAGGAAGCGTGGTCTCTCCTCGGAACAGCGATATTTAACGTGATGTACGCCGACGTCTACGGCAACATATTCTACGTGTGGAACGGCGTGTGCCCAAAGAGAAACGACACCTTCAACTGGAAGGCGGCGGTTCCAGGATGGCTTCCTGAAACCGACTGGGGCCCAGTAATACCCTTCGGCGAGCTACCGCAACAAGAGAACCCTGAAAGCGGGTGGATGCAAAACTGCAACATACCCGCATGGAACATCACAATACAGCCGAACAACGTCTCGATGAGACATGAGGCAAACCCATTCCCCAGCTACTTAGTGGACTGGAACGGCAATAAAGGCATGAGCAGGTACACGAGGGGCTACATGCTCTACAACATGCTTCTTTCAGACACGAACGTCACAATAGACGATATGATCGAGATGGCTGTCAACGTCTCGGTCGCCTACCTTGCAAGTGACTGTATAAGCAAACTTCCAGACACAGTCCCAGGAGGCAGGCAAGAGTTGAACGATGCCATAGAAGCATTGAAAGCGTGGGACATGGAGATGACGAACCAGACTGCAGCAACAATATTCCAGCTTTGGGCTCAGAAGTTAATGGACAAGTGCAGGGAGAAGTACGGTGAAAACGCGACGATCTGGGACTTTGAAGAGTATATCGGGAACCTTACACAGGAAGAAGCTGTCGAAACACTGAACGAAACTGTCAGCTACATGCTTCACGTTTACGGGAACGTTAGCGTCTACTGGTACAACGTCCACTATGTAGTCAGAGGGCAGTATAGAGTTGGGCTGAGCGGAACGAGCGGTGAACCGTTTGGCTGCCTCAACCCACGCTGGTACACGTTCAACGAGAAGACAGGCGAGTGGAGGTGCACTGGAGGTTCCTCGTTCATAATGGTTGTCAGCCTCGAGCCTAACAACATCAAATCGTGGAGCGTTCTCCCATACGGAGTAAGCAACAAGCCGAGCTCACCCCACTACGCTGACCAACTCCTCAACTACTACAGCAAGGACCAGCTCCACCCGAACTACTTCTACATGGTTGACATATTAGCGCACAATGAGTCTAGCATTGATCTTCCAGTATATTCTCTCAACGAGACGATCGAAATGATCAAAAGTAAAGTGGCTGAAGAGATGCTAGCTTCCATTCAAGTCCTCGCTATGCTAAACATCGCAGCACTACACACGGTAAACCAGGCAGCCAGATCGTCACTTGCCACTGGACTAACAGCGACAGCCATACTAGCAGTTGTCACAGCAATCTCAGCAAGAAGAAAACCTAAAACACCAGCATAA